In the genome of candidate division WOR-3 bacterium, one region contains:
- a CDS encoding HNH endonuclease, whose protein sequence is MLKKDVLVLNQNYEPITLCRTRRALVLMYKGKAEMVEPYNGMIVRSVSNWMPVPSVLRLNHYIKITRREIPLSKKNILRRDNYQCQYCGKKQGPMTTDHVIPKGKGGTDSWENLVCACVECNTKKGSASYRERGLKLLRKPKKPSYFTFVVNSLGTVPPEWRPYLFLD, encoded by the coding sequence ATGTTGAAAAAGGATGTTTTGGTACTGAATCAAAATTACGAGCCAATTACGCTCTGCCGAACGCGGCGAGCATTAGTCTTAATGTATAAAGGTAAAGCCGAAATGGTTGAACCTTATAACGGAATGATAGTGCGCTCTGTTTCTAACTGGATGCCAGTTCCCAGTGTCCTAAGACTGAATCACTATATCAAAATTACTCGACGCGAAATTCCTTTAAGTAAAAAGAATATCCTCAGACGCGATAATTATCAGTGCCAGTATTGTGGTAAAAAACAAGGACCAATGACTACTGACCATGTAATCCCCAAAGGAAAAGGCGGAACTGACTCTTGGGAAAATTTGGTGTGTGCTTGCGTTGAATGTAATACCAAAAAAGGTAGCGCCTCTTATCGCGAACGCGGATTGAAACTTTTAAGAAAACCCAAAAAACCTTCTTACTTTACTTTTGTCGTTAATAGTTTAGGCACGGTCCCGCCAGAATGGCGACCATATCTGTTTTTAGATTAG